Proteins encoded by one window of Bacillus sp. DTU_2020_1000418_1_SI_GHA_SEK_038:
- a CDS encoding YhdT family protein — protein sequence MEKRSHKVDPRFKIAEKEAWIGIGLVLFNFIWWFGFAYGMGSAPVEKYEYIWGLPAWFFYSCVAGFIIMVMLVIVAVKFFFKDVSFDEETEGGTSAK from the coding sequence ATGGAAAAAAGAAGCCATAAAGTAGATCCACGGTTTAAAATTGCTGAAAAAGAAGCATGGATCGGAATTGGACTTGTTCTATTTAACTTTATCTGGTGGTTTGGCTTTGCATATGGAATGGGCTCAGCTCCTGTGGAAAAATACGAATACATATGGGGTCTGCCAGCCTGGTTTTTCTACAGCTGTGTAGCTGGGTTTATCATCATGGTCATGCTTGTAATTGTTGCTGTTAAGTTTTTCTTTAAAGATGTCTCCTTTGATGAAGAGACGGAAGGGGGGACCTCTGCGAAATGA